A window of Phacochoerus africanus isolate WHEZ1 chromosome 11, ROS_Pafr_v1, whole genome shotgun sequence genomic DNA:
CGCGTCCTGAGTGTCCAGGCTGAAGTTGTGAAACTGCAGTTCTATGCCATGTCCAGCGGGCACTGAGATATGCCAGGTGCAAAGCTGCCGGGGCGGGGGTCACAGATGGAGTAATTTACCTTCTCCAGGTAGGTAAGGTCTGTGAGGCCAGGCTGAGCTTCACATGGGCTTCCCCCTGATGCAGGCGGGGTAGGGAGTGGCTGGGCCCTGCCCACTGTTCCCAGCATCAGTGGCCGAAGGGCCTTTTTACTTGTGGGCTCTCAGAGATAAGCTTACCCAGCACGGGAACATCTGGGAACCCAGGAAACACTTCATAATCATTCACTTCCTGCCTGCTTGACCTTCCCAGGTACAAGGCAGTATCTGCCATGCTGTtttattccctttatttctttctttccctctctctctctcttttttttttttttgtctttttggcatttcttgggccactcccgtggcatatggaggttctcgggctaggggtctaatcagagctgaagccaccagcctacgccagagccacagcaacgcgggatccgagccgcgtctgcaacctacaccacagctcacggcaacgctggatccttaacccactgagcaaggccagggatcgaacccgcaacctcatggttcttagtcggattcgttaaccactagcgccacaatgggaactcctctctttcttcttttcttttttacagccacatctgcggcatatggaagttcccaggctaggggtccgatcagagctgcagctgcagagctgcagctgcgggcctacaccacagccacagcaatgacagatccgagccacatctgtgaacagcaccacagcttgtggcaacagcagatccttaacccactgaaggaggccaggaatagaacctgcatccttagggatactagttgggttcttaacccactgagctgcatcAGAAACTCCTGCTATGCTGTTTTTAATTACACTAACCCAGATGCTCAGGTGTGCCCACGTGCACCACATCACCCTCCCCAGAGAGCTCTGGCTTACCTGGTGGTGAGGATACTGTTGCAGGTAGATGGGAGCAGAGAGCATTCCCTGGAGCCCAGTCAGGTTCCCCCCACACCCTGTACAGGGGCAGAGGGGCTCATGAGTTTGCCAGGTCTGGGCCTTCACCCAGTAGGGCTGGCATTGACGGCAGAGGAGTTTTGCCCATGCCTGTGGGGAAACAAATTCTGGGCCAGAAGAGTAACCAGGCAGGTTTGGGTCTGGGCCAGGCCTGAGGAAGACGGCCTCAACCTGGATCAGATGCCTGAAGACAGTGTCCGCCCTGAGGCTGGTGGGGGCCGTACCTGAGAACTTGGCACTGCAGTTGGTCTCATCACTGCCATCGGCACAGTTGGCAAAACCATCGCACACTGAGTCAGGTAGCAGGCAGACGAGCTGGTCACAGGGGAACTCATCGTGGGCACAGCTCCCTGGGGGTGGGCATCTGGATTcaggacccccacccccctggaGTCTCCAACTCTTTTGCCAgtggctggaggggagggaaTTGGACCATAGACAGGTCACTGGGGATTTTCTCACCGTGCCCTGGGGCTACAGCCTGGTACCAGGCGTGGAAGCCAGATCCTTCCACGCTGCTGTCAGAGACGAAGGCCACCTGGAGGTGGCTGGCGTTGGTGTTGAGTGTGGGGGGAGGCACCCTCCCACACACTCTGTAAGAAGCCAGGTTGGGGTGATGGACGTGCAGAGCTCAGGTCCAGCCAGAGTGGAGCCTGCCTGGGCCCTGTGGTCCTCATTCCTCAAGCCCCTTCCTGGTGACAGTGTGTCAAAGAGGCTCCTTTCCCACGGAGCTCTGACCACCGTGGCCCTTGCACATCCAACCTCGCAGCATTCATTTATGGGAAAGAGAGCCGGGAGCTCCGATTTCCAGATTTGGAAACTGAGGAAACGTTCCAGATTTGGAACGTGACCTTCCCAAGGTCATAGAGCAAgatggtggcagagctgggcccagAGACCAAGTCTCTCCATTTCCTCCCAGTCAAGCCTTTCCTATTGCAGCTCCCTCGTTCTGCCCTCCAGACAGCGGTTCAGGATGGGGGTGGGATCTCCTGGGGGCAGAGGAACCTACCTGAGGAGTGGGCCTTCAGGCTTGGGGGAGATTTCCAAGcgatcaaaaagacaagaagccaCCCCCTCTATGCTGAGAGCTTCAATCTTGAGCTGTATAGCATGGTCTGTGGCCACCTGGATATGCCACACGCAGTAGGTGTTGGGTGGGTAAGGGTCTGGGTAGTTGGGGCTGTTGAAGAAGCCCCTTGGGCCAGGAAGGAGGCCCCCACAGGCTGCAGAGATGGAAGTTAGAGTTCAGAGGTCAAAAGGAGGGAACTTTTTTCCCCAAGGTGCCTCTTCCTGgcaccctcaccccaccctggCTGCCATCTTGAGCCCTTCCCCAGGAAGATCTGCCCTTACCGGACTGGGGTGTGGGGCTCATGCCTGCCTCCAGTTGCCCTTTAGGGGCCCCAGTGGTGGTGAAGCCTCGGGAAGGTGGTAGATCAAAGGCGGCCTCAGATGGGGATGCAGCCTGCAATTCTGGAGCAGGAAGAAGGGGGGTAGGACTCAGAGGAGCTGGATCCCTTGGAGGGGATGGACTGCTCCTGGAGTCTCACTCTAAAGCCATTCTTCCCAGCAGGCCCCAGGTACTTACGGGCCAGGATGATGGCCACCAGCAGCCcgagcagcaggagcagcaggctGGCCAGCAGGAGGACACACAGCCAGGAGAAGCGGCAGTCTGGCTGCAGCCCTCGGGGGCGCTGACCTGTGGTGGGTGGGATTCTGAGAGCCCTTTCCTTGGGCATCTCTCACACAGCCCTCAGCTCCTGTGCCTTTTTGTCCTACCCCCAGGCCACCCCTGAAATTGTTACCATGCCAGGGAGCTTGGAAGCGGCTGCTGGGGTCCTCCCGGAAGGCAGGTGGAGGGCGAGGCAGCCCTGATTCAGGCTCAAAAGCAGGATTGCAGAACTCCGTCTGAAGGGAGAGACTTGAGAGCTTGAGAACTGGCAGTCGTGTTGACCAGGCACTGCCAGCCCGGGGCAGGCCTCTTGGTCTTGCAGGAGTGGTCCTCTGTGACTCTTACCTTGCTCAGCTCTGTTGCCTCCACACAGAGGATGATATCTGAGCAGTCCTTCATGGCTCTAGGCTCTGCAttgccttctggagttcccgtgacAGCCCAAGACCCCAAAGGGCCCACTCCGTGCCCCTAAACCGCCTATCAAAGGAGCAGCCTCTACTCCCTGAGGGCGGGGGCTGCCAGGTCAGACCAACTCTCCAGCTGCCCTTGGCAGACTGGTTTGGGCTACTGGCTGTTCTGCCTCTGTGCGGGGGAAGGGACAGCAGCCAGAAGGAATTCGCAATGGCATGAAAACGGTCCCTTAATCCAACTCAGCTGAGGATGCTGAGGTCAAGACCCTGGCACAGGGCAGCAGTCCTTAAAGGCACAGGAAGCGAAGTGCTCTGTGGTGGTTGTGGGGAGTGACGGGGAGCTGGCCACCCTCTTCCTAACCTCACCGAGGTGTTGAGGGAGGTCTGAGGGGTGCTGGGAGGGAAAGGGGACGGGGGCGGGGAGAGGTGGCTGCAGGCATGAGAGAACCTTCAAATAAGGATTTGGCAGCTTCAAGCTGTGAGTCCCAGGGGCTCTCGACGAAGCCGGCGGCCCATTTGGGTGATTGAGGCATTAGCCAAGCCTGGGTCTTTGCAAATCCTCCTAAAGCACCTGGGTGCCCAGGACAAGGAGATAAGCCATTATGGGGCAGAACAGGTAGGTGCATGCTGATGGAAGTAGGGGAGCTTGTAGGGTTGGCTCCCTCTTCCTGGGTCCCCTCAGCCGGCAGGAGGAAGTTAGAAGTGCCCGTGGCCTTGGAGGGAGGGGTCAGGGCGGGCCCTTCAGATGGACTGTGGAGCCGGGCAGGTGTGCCATCTGCTGCTGCAGGACCGAAACCTTGCACACCACATTGCTCCTCGCCTCTCTCTCCGTGAATGAGGTTTTCTTGGAAAATCCCAGCCTGGCGCAGCACTCCTCgaggagaagggaaagggatTGTTGATCTGGTTTGTGTTAGCCATACTCAGCCGAGTCTCTGAGTTGGGCAGGGCAGGAGGCGGGGAGGCCGCGTAATATTTCTGGCTACCCTTTGCACAAGGTCTGTTATGTATTAGACCCTGGGTGAGAAGAGGTCCTACGTGCGGTTTCTCTCCTTGACTCACTCTGTGAGGTAGCAGGACTGTTTACAGATGATGGCCTaaggctctgagaggttaagtaaattcCCCAAGGTCCTACAGCCGGTAAGATACGGAGACAAGGGTTGAACCCAGGATCGGGTAAATCCAAAGCGCCCATTTTCTGTGACTCACCTCTTTGGCCCTGCACTGGCCTGAGGCGGGCTGGTGACAGAGGGGGACAAAGTGAAAAACCCCGTGGGGAGAGAGGAAACACGGGAGGGGATCCTGTGATCCGAAGGCAGCTCTCTTCACCCTCGGgagagccccacccccaccccaatccccCTGCCCCGAGAGTCCCAGGCTGCTTTTGTCTAAGGAACAAGCTTTTCCTTGGACCTGGGATGTGACTGCTTTTAGAGGGTTTGAGAGGTTGAAAGCATTGACAGGATAACACAGCCacgttctttttccttctctctttcgcTGGTGGGTGCACAGCGTAGCTTCCAGAGGCTGCTCCCGTGGGCTTAAGCCAGGGTGGCGATGCAAAACGATGCTCCCCTTTTTActaatttcttttggttttggaaaatgtagtttaaagaaaatgttatttatgttagCATGTAAAGtgtttactgttatttttaaatttgttatttaaaaattgataagaCAATATTTGACTTTCTTTCAGGTCTGCTTTTACCATGGTAAATGTTGATAGCTATAAGAAGCAGGGGGACTCCCTGGAAAAGGTGGGCATCTAGTCTAAAGTTAGACggttgaaaaagattttttttttttgtctttttgctatttcttgggccgctcccgcggcatatggaggttcccaggctaggggtcgaattggagctgtagccaccggcctacgccagagccacagcaacgcgggatccgagccacgtctgcaacctacaccacagctcacggcaacgccggatcgttaacccactgagcaaggccagggaccgaaccctcaacctcatggttcctagtaggattcgttaaccactgcgccactacgggaactcctgaaaaagatttttaacaaGGAGAACTTGGGGGTTAGGTAAGGATTCCAGGAAGGAGGGGTGCTTAGCATGGCGGGCCTAGGGAATCTGGCTTGTAACCCATTTTAGGTAGGGGGTGGCTTGGACAGAACTgggtcttagatttttttttttcttttttctttttttgtctttttatgccttttctagggccgcttccctcggcatatggaggttcccaggctagggtctaattggagctgtagccactggcctacgccagagccacagcaacttgggatctgagccaagtctgcgacccacaccacagctcatggcaatgccagatccttaactcactgagcgaggtcagggatcgaacctgcaacctcatcgttcctagtcggattcgttaaccactgcaccacgatgggaactccagaactggtcTTAGAATGGTTCCTGTTTGTGGGAAGATGGTGGAAAGTAGGCAGAGGGAGGTTGGGAGCAGGAAGCTCCACAGCCGTCCTCTGCTGCACCCCGGTTCTGCTGGTGCAGGCGCCCCTGCAATTGGCCACTCCATGAAAGCATTTCTAGGAGAGGAGCTAAGGCGCTCGGTGAGGGGTCAGGGCAGGTGGGAGAATGGCCGGGGGTAAAGGGACAAGGAGAGAAGCAGAACGCAGGCCCCTCAACTCATCGTCTTGTTTGACCCTCATAACAGCCCTGGGAGGTAAGGTCAGGAGCTGTTTTTGTTCCCATTGTCCAGATGTAACTTAGTGCCAGAGTCACATAGCTGGAAAGGAGCAGCACTGGGGTTCGGAGCTGGGTCTGCCGGATTCCTCATTTTCAGATTTGGTTCGTTCCCccctttcctttgatttttctttcctttcttttacattgtaaaatttatttttttaggagttcctgtcatggcgcagtggttaacgaatccgactaggaaccatgaggttgagggttcgatccctgcccttgctcagtgagttaacgatccggcgttgccgtgagctgtggtgtaggtctcagatgaggctgggatctcgcgttgctgtggctgtggtgtaggctggcggctacagctccaattagacccctagcctgggaacctccacattccgagggatcggcccaagaaatggcaaaaagacaaaaaaaaaaattatttatttttttatggccacacacgtggcatatggaggttcccaggctaggggtccaattggagctacagctgccggcctacaccacagccacagcaatgcaggatctgagctgtgtctgtgacctacaccacagctcatggcaatgccagatccttaccctactgagcaaggccagggattgaacccgccatctcatggctcctagttggattcatttccgctgtgccacgatgggaactcctcttttacatttttccatGTTCTTTCTATAAAC
This region includes:
- the MFRP gene encoding membrane frizzled-related protein isoform X1; this encodes MKDCSDIILCVEATELSKTEFCNPAFEPESGLPRPPPAFREDPSSRFQAPWHGQRPRGLQPDCRFSWLCVLLLASLLLLLLGLLVAIILAQLQAASPSEAAFDLPPSRGFTTTGAPKGQLEAGMSPTPQSACGGLLPGPRGFFNSPNYPDPYPPNTYCVWHIQVATDHAIQLKIEALSIEGVASCLFDRLEISPKPEGPLLRVCGRVPPPTLNTNASHLQVAFVSDSSVEGSGFHAWYQAVAPGHGSCAHDEFPCDQLVCLLPDSVCDGFANCADGSDETNCSAKFSGTAPTSLRADTVFRHLIQVEAVFLRPGPDPNLPGYSSGPEFVSPQAWAKLLCRQCQPYWVKAQTWQTHEPLCPCTGCGGNLTGLQGMLSAPIYLQQYPHHQLCTWHISVPAGHGIELQFHNFSLDTQDACKFDYVEVYETSNSGALSLLGRFCGAEPPPRRLISSYHQLAVLFRTDHGISGGGFSATYQALNATEKPCGPGELSCRDAGCKSLQWMCGLWRDCAESSGDNCSSPLFPPPELACEPVQVEMCIGLSYNTTAFPNIWVGMATQEEVMELLRGYKSLTSLPCYQNFRRLLCGLLVPHCTPLGSVLPPCRSVCQEAERQCQSGLALLGTPWPFNCNRLPEAAGLEACAQP
- the MFRP gene encoding membrane frizzled-related protein isoform X2 codes for the protein MKDCSDIILCVEATELSKTEFCNPAFEPESGLPRPPPAFREDPSSRFQAPWHGQRPRGLQPDCRFSWLCVLLLASLLLLLLGLLVAIILAQLQAASPSEAAFDLPPSRGFTTTGAPKGQLEAGMSPTPQSACGGLLPGPRGFFNSPNYPDPYPPNTYCVWHIQVATDHAIQLKIEALSIEGVASCLFDRLEISPKPEGPLLRVCGRVPPPTLNTNASHLQVAFVSDSSVEGSGFHAWYQAVAPGHGSCAHDEFPCDQLVCLLPDSVCDGFANCADGSDETNCSAKFSGCGGNLTGLQGMLSAPIYLQQYPHHQLCTWHISVPAGHGIELQFHNFSLDTQDACKFDYVEVYETSNSGALSLLGRFCGAEPPPRRLISSYHQLAVLFRTDHGISGGGFSATYQALNATEKPCGPGELSCRDAGCKSLQWMCGLWRDCAESSGDNCSSPLFPPPELACEPVQVEMCIGLSYNTTAFPNIWVGMATQEEVMELLRGYKSLTSLPCYQNFRRLLCGLLVPHCTPLGSVLPPCRSVCQEAERQCQSGLALLGTPWPFNCNRLPEAAGLEACAQP